Part of the Mycolicibacterium thermoresistibile genome, CTGCAGTTCTTCTGCAGCAGCATCCAGGCCGCCGGCCGGCTCGGTTACCAGGAGTCCGCGGAGCTGTGCGCGCAGTATCTGACACCGATCCTCGACGCGATCAAGTTCAACTACGCACCGTTCGGGATGAACCTGTTCAACACCGCCTCCACGCTGCCGAACCAGATCGCCTACTCCGAGGAACGGCTGCGGCCGCCGCCCGGTTTCAAGGACACCACGGTCCCCGGGGTGTGGGCCCGCGACACCCTGTTCTCACACGGAAACCATGAGCCGGGCTGGAAGATCGCACCGGGAATGGCCGGGCTGCAACTGCATCCGAACACCCGCAAGATGATCGCCCCGGATGATCTGGCGGCGTTGATGGGCACCGCGGAGGCCGGCCGATGAGCGCGCTGCGCCGGGCCGCCCGGCTGCTGGCGGCGCTGTCGGTGATCGTCGCGCTCACGTCGTGCGGGTCCTGGCGCGGAATCGCCAACGTGCCGTTGCCGAGCGGTCCGGGCACCGGACCCGGCTCCTACACCGTCTATGTGCAGGTCGAGGATGCGTTGGCGCTCAACGTCAACAGCCGTGTGCGGGTGGCCGACGTGTACGTCGGCACGGTGCGGTCCATCGACCTGGTCGACTGGGTCGGCACGCTGACGATCTCCCTGGATCCGGCGGTCCGGTTGCCGCGCAACGCCACCGCCAAGATCGGGCAGACCAGCCTGTTGGGCACCCAGCACGTGGAACTGGCCGCACCCGCCGAACCTGCCCCGGAGCCGCTGCGCGACGGCGACACCATCCCGCTGCGACACACCTCGGCGTTCCCGACCACCGAACGCACCCTGGCGGGCATCGCCACGGTGTTGCGCGGGGGTGGGGTGGGCAACCTCGAATACCTTCAGAACGAGGTCCACGCGATGCTGTCCGGAAACGCCGAGCAGATCGGCGAATTCCTCGACAGGCTCGCGGTTTTCACCGCGAGCCTCAACGATCAGATCGATCAGATCGACCGTGCGATCAGCTCGACGCGCCGGCTGGCCGGAGTCGTCGCCGAGCGCTCGGCCACGCTGGAGCGGGTGCTGACCGAGGTGCCGCCGCTGATCGAGCATTTCGCCGCGCAACGCGAACTGTTCGTCGACGGGATGGAAGCGCTCGGCCGGTTCGCCCACATCACCGACGAGGCGCTCACCGCGGCCCGCGCCGATCTGCACACCAACCTGCGGCTGCTGCAACGACCGCTGCGCGAACTAGCCCGTGCCGCACCGTATCTGCCCGAGGCGCTGCAGCTGCTGCTGACACTGCCGTTCACCATCGACAACGTCGACAAGGTGGTCCGCGGCGACTACATCAACCTGTCCGGAACGTTCGACCTCACCTTGAGCACCCTGGACAACGGCTTCCTCACCGGCACCGGGTTCTCCGGGGCGCTGCGGGCGCTGGAACAGTCCTGGGGCCGCGACCCGGACACCATGCTGCCCGACATCCGGTTCACCCCCAACCCGTTGGACGCGCCCGGCGGGCCACTCATCGAGCGGGCGGAGTGAGCGGGCATGCAGATCACCCGGATCGTGCGAATCCAGTTGGCGATCTTCGGCGCGCTCACCGTCGTCGCCGTGGTCGCCCTGCTCTGGTACTACCTACGGGTCCCGGCGCTGCTCGGCGTCGGTCAGTACACCCTGTACGCCGAACTGCCCTCCTCGGGCGGGTTGTACGCCACCGCCAACGTCACCTACCACGGGGTGACGATCGGCAAGGTCACCGAGGTGTTGCCGACCGAACGCGGCGCCCGGGCCACCATGAGCATCTCCGAGCGGTACCGGATCCCGGTCGACGTCACCGCCAACGTCCATTCGGTGTCGGCGATCGGCGAGCAGTACCTCGACCTGGTCGCCACCGACGGCGGCGGACAGTACCTGTCGGACGGCGACACCATCACCGAGGCCACGGTGCCCGCCGAGATAGGTCCGGCGCTCGACACCGTCGACCGCGCGCTGGCTGCGCTGCCGCGGGACCGGATCGCGTCGCTGCTGGACGAAACCAGCTCGGCCGTCGCCGGTCTGGGGCCCACACTGTACCGGCTGGTGGACGCCACCCAGAGCGTCGTCGCCGACTTCCGCGCGTATCGGCCCGCCGTCGGCGACGTCATCACCCACGCCGGGCCGATCATCGACAGCCAGGTCGAATCGGGAGCCGACATCGCGGCCTGGTCGGCGCAGCTGGACGAGCTCGCCGCGCAGGCTGCCGAACACGATGCGGCGCTGCAGCGCAGCCTGCGCGACGCCGCACCGACCGCGCGGGCCGTCCACGGCGTGCTCGAGGAAGTCCGGGACGGGCTGCCGCAGACGCTGGCCAACC contains:
- a CDS encoding MCE family protein → MSALRRAARLLAALSVIVALTSCGSWRGIANVPLPSGPGTGPGSYTVYVQVEDALALNVNSRVRVADVYVGTVRSIDLVDWVGTLTISLDPAVRLPRNATAKIGQTSLLGTQHVELAAPAEPAPEPLRDGDTIPLRHTSAFPTTERTLAGIATVLRGGGVGNLEYLQNEVHAMLSGNAEQIGEFLDRLAVFTASLNDQIDQIDRAISSTRRLAGVVAERSATLERVLTEVPPLIEHFAAQRELFVDGMEALGRFAHITDEALTAARADLHTNLRLLQRPLRELARAAPYLPEALQLLLTLPFTIDNVDKVVRGDYINLSGTFDLTLSTLDNGFLTGTGFSGALRALEQSWGRDPDTMLPDIRFTPNPLDAPGGPLIERAE
- a CDS encoding MCE family protein encodes the protein MQITRIVRIQLAIFGALTVVAVVALLWYYLRVPALLGVGQYTLYAELPSSGGLYATANVTYHGVTIGKVTEVLPTERGARATMSISERYRIPVDVTANVHSVSAIGEQYLDLVATDGGGQYLSDGDTITEATVPAEIGPALDTVDRALAALPRDRIASLLDETSSAVAGLGPTLYRLVDATQSVVADFRAYRPAVGDVITHAGPIIDSQVESGADIAAWSAQLDELAAQAAEHDAALQRSLRDAAPTARAVHGVLEEVRDGLPQTLANLTIVLDMLKRYHDGVEQVLVILPQGAAVAQTVAAPFPGQALLHFNLAVNQPPPCFSGFVPASQWRSPADTTRAPLPDRLSYCKIPKDADNVVRGARNYPCADVPGKRAATPQECRSDEPYVPAGTNPWYGEPGQIRTCPAPGARCDQPVEPGRVIPAPTVNTGEHPLPADRLPPPPLPRSDPLTPPGQGTVRCDGRQPNPCVYTPAHATFHPARGEVIGPDGVRYRLEDSSGDTGDAWKSMLAPR